From the genome of Haloterrigena sp. KLK7, one region includes:
- the ppsA gene encoding phosphoenolpyruvate synthase, whose protein sequence is MAVLWLDEISAGDLEKVGGKGASLGELTGAGLPVPPGFVVTAGTYRSFIEEAEIDEELFEAVDVDVDDSSALADAADRAQELILETPFPDELREEILESYRQVGDGEAFVAVRSSATAEDLPDASFAGQQETFLNVTEEALLDRVRECWASLFTQRAIYYRQEQGFDHSAVNIAVVVQQMVDAEKSGVMFTSHPSTGDPTMIIEAAWGLGEAVVSGAVSPDNYVVEREDRSIDVTVAEKKVMHEKDEETGETVETEVPQDKRNQRVLSDDEIGALMDLGERVEDHYDEPQDVEWAIVEGDVYMLQSRPITTIDESDGGATAAEATGGVDVSKGLTDGSGGVQASSGGESSSSGTDASGEVIVDGLGSSPGTVSGAARIVTKLDDLDKVGEGDIIVTEMTMPDMVPAMKRASGIITDEGGMTSHAAIVSRELGVPAIVGTTNATSVLEDGQVVTLDGDKGAVLEGSAVEPDEETEPVEEVRPQSPVKPMTATEVKVNVSIPEAAERAAATGADGVGLLRMEHMILSLNQTPAKFIDENGEDAYITELVEGIRGVADEFYPRPVRVRTLDAPTDEFRQLEGGEDEPKEHNPMLGYRGIRRSLDRPDVFAHELEAFRRLYEMGYDNVEIMFPLVNDAEDIYQAKSLMKEAGIDPEKRRWGAMIETPASALSVEEMAEAGIDFASFGTNDLTQYTLAVDRNNEHVADRFDELHPAILKLIGDVIETCREHDVDTSICGQAGSKPEMVQFLAKEGVTSISANIDAVRDVQHEVKRVEQKLLLDSVR, encoded by the coding sequence GCGCCCAGGAACTCATCCTCGAGACGCCGTTCCCCGACGAACTGCGCGAGGAAATCCTCGAGTCCTACCGACAGGTCGGCGACGGGGAGGCGTTCGTCGCGGTGCGGTCGTCGGCGACGGCCGAGGACCTGCCCGACGCCTCCTTCGCGGGCCAACAGGAGACGTTCCTCAACGTCACCGAGGAGGCGCTGCTCGATCGCGTCCGGGAGTGCTGGGCCTCGCTGTTCACCCAACGAGCGATCTACTACCGCCAGGAGCAGGGCTTCGACCACTCGGCCGTGAACATCGCGGTCGTCGTCCAGCAGATGGTCGACGCCGAGAAGTCCGGCGTGATGTTCACGAGCCACCCCTCGACGGGCGATCCGACGATGATCATCGAGGCCGCCTGGGGGCTCGGCGAGGCCGTCGTCTCCGGAGCCGTCTCCCCGGACAACTACGTCGTCGAGCGCGAGGATCGATCGATCGACGTCACCGTCGCCGAGAAGAAGGTGATGCACGAAAAGGACGAGGAGACCGGCGAGACCGTCGAGACCGAGGTCCCGCAGGACAAGCGCAACCAGCGAGTGCTCAGCGACGACGAGATCGGCGCCCTGATGGATCTCGGCGAGCGCGTCGAGGACCACTACGACGAACCCCAGGACGTCGAGTGGGCCATCGTCGAGGGCGACGTCTACATGCTCCAGTCCCGCCCGATCACCACCATCGACGAGAGCGACGGCGGTGCAACTGCCGCCGAGGCGACCGGCGGCGTCGACGTCTCGAAGGGCCTGACCGACGGCAGCGGCGGCGTTCAGGCTTCCAGCGGCGGCGAGTCCTCGAGTTCGGGGACGGACGCCTCCGGCGAGGTCATCGTCGACGGCCTGGGCTCGAGTCCGGGCACCGTCAGCGGCGCCGCGCGGATCGTCACGAAACTCGACGACCTCGATAAGGTCGGCGAGGGCGACATCATCGTCACCGAGATGACGATGCCGGACATGGTCCCCGCGATGAAGCGGGCGTCGGGGATCATCACCGACGAGGGCGGCATGACCAGCCACGCCGCCATCGTCTCGCGCGAACTGGGCGTCCCCGCCATCGTCGGGACGACCAACGCGACGTCCGTCTTAGAGGACGGGCAGGTCGTCACGCTCGACGGCGACAAGGGCGCCGTGTTGGAGGGCTCTGCGGTCGAACCCGACGAGGAGACCGAACCCGTCGAGGAGGTCCGCCCGCAGTCGCCGGTCAAGCCCATGACCGCGACCGAAGTCAAGGTCAACGTCTCGATCCCGGAGGCCGCCGAACGCGCGGCGGCGACCGGCGCCGACGGCGTCGGACTGCTCCGCATGGAGCACATGATTCTCTCGCTGAACCAGACGCCCGCGAAGTTCATCGACGAGAACGGCGAGGACGCCTACATCACGGAGCTCGTCGAGGGGATCCGCGGGGTCGCCGACGAGTTCTACCCCCGTCCAGTCCGCGTACGCACCCTCGACGCCCCGACTGACGAATTCCGCCAGCTCGAGGGCGGCGAGGACGAACCGAAAGAGCACAACCCGATGCTGGGGTACCGCGGCATCCGGCGGTCGCTCGACCGCCCCGACGTCTTCGCCCACGAACTCGAGGCGTTCCGGCGGCTCTACGAGATGGGCTACGACAACGTCGAGATCATGTTCCCGCTGGTCAACGACGCCGAGGACATCTATCAGGCCAAGTCGCTCATGAAAGAGGCCGGAATCGACCCCGAGAAGCGCCGCTGGGGCGCGATGATCGAGACGCCGGCCTCGGCGCTGTCGGTCGAGGAGATGGCCGAGGCGGGTATCGACTTCGCCTCCTTCGGCACCAACGACCTCACCCAGTACACGCTCGCGGTCGACCGCAACAACGAGCACGTCGCCGACCGCTTCGACGAACTCCACCCCGCGATCCTGAAGCTGATCGGTGACGTCATCGAGACCTGCCGCGAACACGACGTCGACACGAGCATCTGCGGGCAGGCCGGCTCCAAGCCCGAGATGGTCCAGTTCCTCGCCAAGGAAGGCGTTACGTCGATCTCCGCGAACATCGACGCCGTCCGCGACGTCCAACACGAGGTCAAGCGCGTCGAACAGAAGCTCCTGCTCGATTCGGTTCGCTAA